Genomic segment of Plasmodium vinckei vinckei genome assembly, chromosome: PVVCY_10:
atatgcatatatgttatatttaaaaatttatatgaagaaaaaaaaatagaaaaatattaaaggGCTTAAACTTGTACACATAAAGTcaaatatttaaacaatatattatgcatgtacaagcatattttaaacaaataGTATTTAATAAGGaagtaaagaaaaaatttgaaaaaataaagaatagctaaacatttttatttgttatatatttattttattttttacaaattcaCAATTAACATGAACAAACTATATTTATGTGCCTACTATGGTAAATCACCATATTGAAGGCGGATGACCAATCCCATTATTACATATGTGGTAAGGGgaaatttttatagtttAAATTTAACTATAATAGGAAtggaaaatatgaatactTAACAGTGTAAATCAAGGAGTATCTCAAACATTGcacatattaatatatgacTGCGGCTAAACATAGAGTTTATTAGGATAGGGAAGTGATAGTGTGTTTTAGTAGATTGACATGAATTTGATTGGTGGGTGATAAGGTTAAATGCATTGTGTCGTTAGGCTCATATTCAttagaaattaaaaaagcaGCAATCGGAtcttctatatatttatataatgctCTTCTAATTGATCTAGCTCCAAAATTGatatcataaatattattttcatcagaacaaatatatttaattatattatcatctattaatatatttaatttttttctttttttaattcttttttttaaatcttcaatcatattttctaaaatttgtataatgTCTCTTTTAAGAAATTGACggaataatattttttcatctattctatttaaaaattctggtaaaaattttttttttaattcttcttCGATTTCTGGTTGAAGTTCATCATAccatttatttgttttaattttttcttcaaaaATATCGAGATCTGTTTGTATTTTATCTTGACTATTATGTGTGTTAGTATTTGTTGTGTCTGGTAGTTCTACTTTATcgtttttctcttttttaatataatatttaaaaccaaaatttgcataatttttattgtatacCTTGAAATAATCTGTTATAATATCTGAACCAACATTTGTagtcataaatataaaagtgtttttaaatgaaactttatttccttttgaATCTGTTAATATGCCATTATCTAAAATTTGTAGTAGTACATGTAAAACATCACTATGTGCTTTTTCGATTTCATCAAAGAGTATAATTGAAAatggttttttttttaccgCTTCAGTTAATTCACCACCTTCTTTATATCCTACATAACCTGGATAACTACCAAATAATTTACTAACCGAATgtttatctatatattcattcatatttattacaattatattatcatcattaaATAGATATTGTGAAATAACTTGAGCGCATAATGTTTTTCCAACACCAGACGAGCCACATAATAAAAGTGTACCGATTGGTTTATTTGCAtctttaatatttgttatagctttaaataaatattttgataatatatctattactttttcttgtcctattataattttatttaatttttcttttaagttttgtattttttcttcttcttttttattttttttaataaaagaaatagatGATTTTTTACTTACTATATTTTCGATCACATCTGATGTCACATATTTCATATGAAGATCATTAGCAAGATAATTCGATTCAACTTGAGATGATACATCTGTCGAATTATTGTTAACTTGATTAGGTTCTAAATTTATAGCATCTGTTTTGTTTATgtctattttttcttctacTTTACCAGGATCAGTCTTAAtgttattttcatttcttAACTTTTTTGTGATATAtctttcatattttattttttgatacgATCCAGCTTCATCTAAAATATCAATAGCTTTATCCGGGAAATTCAAGGTAGGTAAATAATCATCAGAAAGAAGTATAATAGATTTAAGAGCTTCAttagtataatatatattatgatattgctcatatgaatttttaattttttttaacagtTTATATGTTTCATTACTATTAAGTggttttatattaacacAATTAAATCTTCTTCTTAATGCTTTATCAgtttcaatatattttgaatattctTGAAAAGTTGTTGTACCAATACATTGTAAATTATCTGATGATAAGAATGGTTTCAATATGTTAGATGCATCTAATGATCCTTCTCCACTTCCTGCTCCAACAATTACATGTATTTCatcaataaataaaatattttttttatctttactTATGTTTGCTaatatttgtttcattttttcttcaaaCTCTCCTCTATATTTAGTTCCAGCTACAATATTTCCAAGATTcaattgaaatattttacaattttttaaatgatatggtactatattttttaatattaaatatgcaaGTTGTTCAACAATGGCAGTTTTACCAACACCTGTTTCTCCGACTAATAATggatttgatttttttttccttcctaatatttctattattctttttatttcatcttgtcttccaaaaaaattatcgaACCTTTTTTCATAAGCTCGTTGTACTAAATCAACTAAACAATCTTTTGTAATTACAGAAGggataaatttattattttgtggaaaattattatcttcattatttttgaaatacttttcttgatttatatattcgTTACTCatattgtttataatattatttgattgATCAGacatgtttttatattgtttatcGGGATAATGATTTCCATTTGGATTTCCAATTTCATGTTCATTATTATGTCTTTCATCATTTtgaattgtatttt
This window contains:
- a CDS encoding ATP-dependent Clp protease, putative, with translation MKDYHILIAIFMILGFVLNVKISKKVSFLNNTYNLNKYKTFKVNRNKYIKIYNGKNDKSNKFLFDEYDENCIKALIMAREVAKNNNENEVLLKHLLIAILKTDSNIIEHIFKYFNISLQHFINKFNTELDKNNLKKTGQEPNDQNSNQSEQIDLHKSNIQTADEENKFINDKQIKDEEYNHIILNNLNNESNDVINNNTDSTSNANYDSDKVTDISNSYNNNVDPNLVASQNKENEKKQEDDKKLNDEILLFNNSNAKRNSQKISKPNKEIKFSENCKLVLQNAILEARKKNKIFVNLTDILISMINIAQENKECDFVKYLNELNINLNDLKMQINNYDENNLTSTLIHSPFNKNTIQNDERHNNEHEIGNPNGNHYPDKQYKNMSDQSNNIINNMSNEYINQEKYFKNNEDNNFPQNNKFIPSVITKDCLVDLVQRAYEKRFDNFFGRQDEIKRIIEILGRKKKSNPLLVGETGVGKTAIVEQLAYLILKNIVPYHLKNCKIFQLNLGNIVAGTKYRGEFEEKMKQILANISKDKKNILFIDEIHVIVGAGSGEGSLDASNILKPFLSSDNLQCIGTTTFQEYSKYIETDKALRRRFNCVNIKPLNSNETYKLLKKIKNSYEQYHNIYYTNEALKSIILLSDDYLPTLNFPDKAIDILDEAGSYQKIKYERYITKKLRNENNIKTDPGKVEEKIDINKTDAINLEPNQVNNNSTDVSSQVESNYLANDLHMKYVTSDVIENIVSKKSSISFIKKNKKEEEKIQNLKEKLNKIIIGQEKVIDILSKYLFKAITNIKDANKPIGTLLLCGSSGVGKTLCAQVISQYLFNDDNIIVINMNEYIDKHSVSKLFGSYPGYVGYKEGGELTEAVKKKPFSIILFDEIEKAHSDVLHVLLQILDNGILTDSKGNKVSFKNTFIFMTTNVGSDIITDYFKVYNKNYANFGFKYYIKKEKNDKVELPDTTNTNTHNSQDKIQTDLDIFEEKIKTNKWYDELQPEIEEELKKKFLPEFLNRIDEKILFRQFLKRDIIQILENMIEDLKKRIKKRKKLNILIDDNIIKYICSDENNIYDINFGARSIRRALYKYIEDPIAAFLISNEYEPNDTMHLTLSPTNQIHVNLLKHTITSLS